The Cardiocondyla obscurior isolate alpha-2009 linkage group LG22, Cobs3.1, whole genome shotgun sequence genome includes a region encoding these proteins:
- the LOC139110977 gene encoding uncharacterized protein, with protein MDHYRKLIILLLLTISISSTHGIIGYDCGSAAANLTTLSLIDLEECDIPTVSINTTQVYLQLLQIDDFTSVKVIQCKVEIDRMIKKCGMFSHTMEVHNGKYSYIHEVSREVCQHMHLDGTFTIGNTLITGLKPNATASRPVVLAGSVDNDGACSGAAYSDPYGTWEQVIVLSTIKITLQDYSANIRLNSNQVLLRSGVVCELKATRCTDMEGGNTFWEPQPGDTCNLRGYSLLYRGIAESITDYNVEPPQIVYTINQRDIVFALTRTGEYTSCGFTLTQTEHPKLVIFLTDPNGYIFKNYRSSASYDLFTYVNSKFVYVERHVRQQFNLLYRNVILEQCRLELQLLRNSLAIATQSPDIFAFHFIKGPGYMAVSTGEVIHIIKCVPTEVKIASTEECYDQLPVIRGNETYFLTPQTHILLQQGTQINCNPLAPAMFRLDNSWYKFLPRPVESVRPTVMKPMTRPTWKYVSPGSLATSGIYTQTDLDDLKNHIMFPAERPAILNTLARGIMGEPTLIQGSSISNLIDKASIERIAISTWQKF; from the coding sequence atgGACCATTaccgcaaattaattatactctTGTTACTAACTATATCGATCTCTTCCACCCATGGGATAATAGGATACGATTGTGGCTCAGCAGCAGCTAATCTAACGACGCTATCTCTTATTGACCTAGAAGAATGTGATATTCCGACCGTTTCAATAAATACTACACAAGTTTATCTACAGCTACTTCAAATAGACGACTTTACAAGTGTGAAAGTTATACAGTGCAAAGTGGAAATAGACCGgatgattaaaaaatgcggAATGTTTTCGCACACCATGGAAGTGCATAAtggaaaatattcatatatacaCGAAGTCTCTAGAGAAGTATGTCAACATATGCATCTGGATGGAACATTTACGATTGGCAACACACTAATAACCGGATTAAAACCGAATGCTACCGCAAGCCGTCCTGTGGTCCTGGCCGGAAGTGTGGACAACGACGGAGCCTGTTCCGGAGCCGCCTACTCCGATCCTTACGGAACATGGGAGCAAGTCATCGTATTAAGCACTATCAAAATAACTCTACAAGATTACTCTGCAAACATCCGACTAAATTCTAATCAAGTGTTATTAAGATCCGGAGTTGTGTGCGAATTAAAAGCTACACGCTGCACCGATATGGAAGGAGGCAATACCTTCTGGGAACCTCAGCCGGGCGACACTTGCAATCTTCGAGGATACAGTCTTTTATACAGAGGAATCGCCGAAAGCATAACCGACTATAACGTAGAACCACCGCAAATTGTGTACACCATAAACCAACGAGACATAGTTTTTGCCTTAACCAGAACGGGCGAATATACGAGCTGCGGATTTACATTAACGCAGACTGAGCATCcgaaattagtaatatttttaaccgaTCCAAAtggatatatatttaaaaattacagatCCTCGGCATCCTACGATTTATTCACATAtgttaattcaaaatttgtttacgTAGAAAGGCATGTACGacagcaatttaatttattatacagaaatGTAATACTAGAACAATGCAGATtagaattacaattattaagaaattctTTAGCAATAGCAACACAATCGCCAGACATCTTCGCTTTTCACTTCATAAAAGGACCAGGATACATGGCCGTATCAACAGGAGAAGTAATTCacattataaaatgtgtaccCACGGAAGTAAAAATTGCAAGCACAGAAGAATGTTACGATCAACTTCCAGTAATACGAGGAAACGAAACTTATTTCCTAACACCACAAACgcatatattattacaacaGGGAACTCAAATAAACTGCAACCCTTTGGCTCCAGCAATGTTCAGATTAGATAACTCGTGGTATAAATTTTTGCCAAGACCAGTGGAATCAGTACGTCCTACTGTCATGAAACCAATGACAAGACCAACTTGGAAATATGTGAGCCCAGGATCATTAGCCACGAGCGGAATATATACACAAACGGATTTAGACGATTTGAAAAATCACATAATGTTTCCAGCCGAACGACCAGCCATTCTTAACACCCTTGCAAGAGGAATCATGGGCGAACCAACATTAATCCAAGGAAGCTCAATCTCTAATTTAATTGACAAAGCATCGATAGAAAGAATCGCAATATCAACCTGGCAAAAATTTTGa